Proteins encoded together in one Streptomyces umbrinus window:
- a CDS encoding sensor histidine kinase has protein sequence MSWFRRVSCRMAELQESRTDRKADRDAFVADRNAVQKTGKLPEHLGPPPSGFALLPWLLMGMGAFSNLFQGKTPNPWIGGIGLLVFNSLYIHVVFRAFTKEAREARSTRGALLALGIVTCFLGGLYGGSWLLFFPLLGLAAGAIVRGRWLGRTGIGLSALAGVVAGLRDGWGAVNVAYGTFLSTMVTAAILSLSDAVRELRAAREELARQAVEKERLRFSRDLHDLLGHTLSVIVVKSEAARRLAPRDMDAALVQVSDIESVGRQALTEIREAVTGYREGSLAADLDRAGSALRAAGIEPVVRQSGPPLAAQTEVLLGWVVREAVTNVVRHSGAGRCEITVDGSAERVRLRITDDGRGVAPPGGPGSPELPVPGIGGTGLKGLTERLAAAGGSLEARPGTRNGFTVAAELPVDPGERMGVPELSTGRVPSR, from the coding sequence ATGTCGTGGTTTCGAAGGGTCAGCTGCCGGATGGCCGAGTTGCAGGAGTCGCGGACGGACCGGAAGGCCGACCGGGACGCGTTCGTCGCCGACCGGAATGCCGTGCAGAAGACCGGAAAGCTCCCGGAGCACCTGGGCCCGCCGCCCAGCGGTTTCGCCCTGCTCCCCTGGCTCCTGATGGGCATGGGCGCCTTCTCCAACCTCTTCCAGGGCAAAACCCCGAACCCGTGGATCGGCGGCATCGGCCTCCTCGTCTTCAACTCCCTCTACATCCATGTGGTGTTCCGGGCCTTCACCAAGGAGGCCCGCGAGGCCCGCTCCACCCGGGGCGCGCTGCTCGCGCTGGGCATCGTGACCTGTTTCCTCGGCGGCCTGTACGGCGGCAGCTGGCTGCTCTTCTTCCCGCTGCTCGGCCTGGCCGCGGGCGCGATCGTCCGGGGGCGGTGGCTCGGCAGGACCGGCATCGGGCTGAGCGCGCTCGCGGGTGTCGTGGCCGGGCTGCGGGACGGCTGGGGCGCGGTGAACGTCGCGTACGGCACGTTCCTGTCCACCATGGTGACCGCGGCGATCCTCTCCCTGTCGGACGCCGTACGTGAACTGCGCGCAGCCCGCGAGGAGTTGGCCCGGCAGGCAGTCGAGAAGGAACGTCTTCGCTTCTCCCGTGACCTGCACGACCTCCTCGGCCACACGCTCTCCGTCATCGTCGTGAAGTCGGAGGCTGCCCGTCGGCTCGCGCCCCGCGACATGGACGCGGCGCTGGTCCAGGTCTCCGACATCGAGTCGGTCGGCCGCCAGGCGCTGACCGAGATCCGCGAGGCGGTCACCGGTTACCGCGAGGGCAGCCTCGCCGCGGATCTCGACCGGGCGGGATCGGCCCTGCGGGCCGCCGGTATCGAACCGGTCGTCCGGCAGTCCGGGCCGCCGCTCGCCGCCCAGACCGAGGTCCTGCTCGGCTGGGTCGTCCGCGAGGCGGTCACCAACGTGGTGCGCCACAGTGGCGCGGGGCGTTGTGAGATCACGGTGGATGGTTCGGCTGAGCGTGTCCGGCTCCGCATCACGGACGATGGTCGGGGGGTGGCGCCGCCCGGCGGGCCGGGGTCGCCGGAATTGCCCGTGCCCGGCATCGGCGGTACCGGCCTGAAGGGGCTGACCGAGCGGCTTGCGGCGGCCGGGGGGTCGTTGGAGGCGAGGCCCGGGACGCGGAACGGGTTCACTGTGGCGGCGGAGCTTCCGGTGGATCCGGGCGAGCGGATGGGTGTGCCGGAGCTATCGACTGGGCGCGTGCCCAGCCGGTAG